A DNA window from Acetobacter aceti NBRC 14818 contains the following coding sequences:
- a CDS encoding HlyD family type I secretion periplasmic adaptor subunit, protein MTQQDVVPASGDEEKSSDFLPEATDPFAPNDLPPALLEFHSPSAALVNMPPTATAQYITWLIGGLTLASVVVMSVFPLNRVVTTPGKIVSTQQTLVVQPLETSIIRSIDVHEGDFVHKGQVLSHLDPTISDADIENMLALNQSYSAEVDRLSAEAEGRDYVPDPGNPATTQEAATFLRRKAEFDAKVNNYQEQIASQTSDLQGFLANAAMYGAKAKVARDVHTMRLRLQQDQVGSRLSTLGAQSELMENERSQIGAQQQAASARSKIRALVSERQNYIETWKAQIYHDLSDGQRHLSEAESNYRKAKLRKSMTTLVAGEDSIVLTIARLSIGSVITTGNELMTLVPVGSGLEVEAHLNGSEAGFVQLGDKALLKFATFPFAQYGGAEATVREISADSFSAQGGGAGGGGGSASQSSDPSAAQQAYYRVRLRVDRYTLHGVPSFFHPHPGMPVTADIQVGKRTVMQFLLNSILPLVTDGMREP, encoded by the coding sequence ATGACCCAGCAGGACGTTGTGCCCGCCTCCGGTGATGAAGAGAAATCTTCGGACTTCCTTCCGGAAGCGACAGATCCTTTTGCCCCGAATGACCTGCCTCCGGCGCTGCTTGAATTTCATTCACCCAGTGCTGCGCTGGTCAACATGCCGCCCACGGCGACCGCTCAGTACATCACCTGGCTGATTGGCGGTCTTACGCTCGCCAGTGTGGTCGTCATGAGCGTCTTCCCGCTCAATCGCGTGGTGACGACGCCCGGCAAGATCGTCTCGACCCAGCAGACCCTCGTGGTCCAGCCGCTGGAAACATCGATCATCCGCAGCATCGACGTGCATGAGGGGGACTTTGTTCACAAAGGGCAGGTGCTTTCCCATCTCGACCCGACCATCAGCGACGCTGATATCGAGAACATGCTGGCCCTGAACCAGAGCTATTCCGCCGAGGTGGATCGTCTGAGCGCGGAAGCGGAAGGCCGTGATTACGTGCCCGATCCGGGCAACCCGGCGACAACGCAGGAGGCGGCGACCTTCCTGCGCCGCAAGGCCGAGTTCGACGCGAAGGTAAATAATTACCAGGAACAGATCGCTTCGCAGACCAGTGATCTTCAGGGTTTTCTGGCCAATGCCGCCATGTACGGCGCCAAGGCCAAAGTCGCCCGTGATGTTCACACCATGCGTCTGCGTCTGCAGCAGGATCAGGTTGGCAGCCGTCTCTCCACACTGGGCGCGCAGAGCGAACTGATGGAGAATGAGCGGTCGCAGATTGGCGCGCAGCAGCAGGCCGCCAGCGCCCGCAGCAAGATTCGCGCACTGGTTTCCGAGCGGCAGAACTATATCGAGACGTGGAAAGCCCAGATCTATCACGATCTCAGCGATGGGCAGCGCCATCTCTCCGAGGCGGAAAGCAATTATCGTAAGGCCAAGCTGCGCAAAAGCATGACGACGCTGGTGGCCGGTGAGGACTCTATTGTCCTGACGATCGCAAGGCTGTCGATCGGCTCGGTCATTACCACCGGTAATGAGCTCATGACTCTGGTGCCGGTTGGCAGCGGTCTGGAAGTTGAGGCGCATCTCAATGGTTCGGAGGCGGGCTTTGTGCAGCTGGGCGACAAGGCCCTGCTGAAATTCGCGACCTTCCCCTTCGCCCAGTATGGCGGCGCCGAAGCCACCGTGCGCGAAATCAGTGCGGACTCCTTCAGTGCGCAGGGCGGCGGTGCTGGCGGTGGCGGTGGGTCAGCTTCACAGTCTTCGGACCCGAGTGCTGCACAGCAGGCCTATTACCGTGTGCGTCTGCGTGTGGATCGTTATACACTTCATGGCGTGCCGTCCTTCTTCCATCCGCATCCGGGTATGCCTGTGACAGCGGACATTCAGGTGGGCAAGCGTACCGTGATGCAGTTCCTGCTCAACAGCATCCTGCCTCTGGTCACCGATGGTATGCGAGAACCATAA